A window from Dehalococcoidia bacterium encodes these proteins:
- the ruvC gene encoding crossover junction endodeoxyribonuclease RuvC, with product MSASPSAARSHSDADAEVVVLGVDPGLRVTGYGVLRCSPAQTSLLDYNHIRTDARAPIEARLRAIHWGLRETLLRWQASELALESPFVALNVKSAFAIGEARAAAMLAAAEEGARVFQYTPAEVKQSVAGYGRGDKRQIAEVVRLQLGLAQVPSPADAADALAIALCHYAHRRARLLQDETGL from the coding sequence GTGTCTGCATCGCCCTCGGCAGCACGATCGCATTCCGACGCCGACGCCGAAGTCGTCGTGCTCGGGGTCGACCCCGGCCTGCGCGTCACCGGCTACGGCGTGCTGAGGTGCTCACCCGCGCAGACCAGCCTGCTCGACTACAACCACATCAGGACAGATGCGCGGGCGCCGATCGAGGCGCGGCTGCGCGCGATTCACTGGGGCCTGCGCGAAACGCTCTTGCGCTGGCAGGCGAGCGAGCTGGCGCTGGAGTCGCCCTTCGTCGCCCTGAACGTGAAGTCCGCCTTCGCGATCGGCGAGGCGCGGGCGGCCGCGATGCTGGCGGCGGCCGAAGAGGGCGCCCGCGTCTTCCAGTACACGCCGGCGGAGGTGAAGCAGAGCGTGGCGGGCTACGGCCGCGGCGACAAGCGGCAGATCGCGGAGGTCGTGCGGCTGCAGCTTGGATTGGCGCAGGTGCCCTCGCCGGCCGACGCCGCGGACGCCCTGGCGATCGCGCTCTGCCATTACGCCCACCGGCGGGCACGGCTGCTGCAGGACGAAACGGGGCTCTAA
- a CDS encoding YebC/PmpR family DNA-binding transcriptional regulator, which produces MSGHSKWSQIKRSKGAADARRGAVFTKLGREIAVAARQGGGDPAANFRLRLAVQRARDANMPADTIDRAIKRAVGGGEAESLAEVMYEGYGPGGIAILVEAMTDNRNRTAASIRSIFDRGGGNLGESGSVAWQFKSRGVISISAPGKEEEVELAAIDAGAIDVQSDDGEVQIYTEREELEAVRRALSEAGFEIASAELSMVPDLTVDLDEARSATALKLLDKLENDDDVQKVYTNAEFAVAAMAAFNA; this is translated from the coding sequence ATGTCCGGGCACTCCAAGTGGTCGCAGATCAAGCGGTCGAAGGGCGCGGCCGACGCCAGGCGCGGCGCCGTCTTCACCAAGCTCGGCCGCGAAATCGCGGTGGCGGCGCGGCAGGGCGGCGGCGACCCGGCAGCCAACTTCCGCCTGCGCCTGGCCGTGCAGCGCGCCCGCGACGCCAATATGCCCGCCGACACGATCGACCGTGCAATTAAACGTGCGGTGGGTGGGGGTGAGGCCGAGAGCCTGGCGGAGGTCATGTATGAAGGCTACGGCCCCGGCGGCATCGCCATCCTCGTCGAGGCGATGACCGACAACCGCAACCGCACGGCCGCCAGCATCCGCTCGATCTTTGACCGCGGCGGCGGAAACCTTGGCGAATCCGGCTCGGTCGCCTGGCAGTTCAAGTCGCGCGGCGTGATCAGCATCTCGGCGCCGGGCAAGGAAGAAGAGGTCGAGCTGGCGGCGATCGACGCCGGGGCGATCGACGTGCAGTCCGACGATGGCGAGGTGCAGATCTACACCGAGCGCGAAGAGCTGGAAGCGGTGCGCCGCGCCCTGAGCGAGGCCGGCTTCGAGATCGCCTCGGCCGAGCTGTCGATGGTGCCCGATCTCACGGTCGACCTGGACGAGGCGCGCAGCGCCACGGCGCTCAAGCTGCTGGACAAGCTCGAGAACGACGACGACGTGCAGAAGGTCTACACCAACGCGGAGTTTGCGGTAGCGGCGATGGCCGCGTTTAACGCCTGA